TCAGGGCTCCGGCGATCTGGCGATTCATGCCGTCCAGCACAACAGCACGCACCGACATCGCGCATCGGTGATTCCCCGGAGGTCTAGACCGGGACGACCCGCATCAGCGGCTGAAGGACGGCGGCAGGGGCCGGTGCAGGTCCGCCAGCACCTCGCGCAGCCGGTCGGGCCGGTTGGTGATCAGCCCGTCGACGCCGACCTCGACCAGGTGCCGCATGGTCGGGGGGTCGTCCACGACGTAGGGCACGACCGCCAGCCCGGCCGCGTGCGCCTGGTCGACCATCGCGGGGGTGGTGAAGGGACGGTAGTCCGGGTCGTCGACGCCCGAGCGGTAGGGCGAGCCGTGCACCGGCGAGATCGCGGCGAGGCCCAGGCCCGCCGCGGTGACGACGAAGTCGGGGTCGACCGGCAGCCCGTCGAACCAGGGGGACGGCGCCGCGCCGTGCGGTCGCAGGTAGGCCGGCGACACCAGCAGGTTGCGCGCGAGCGCCGGCTCGGCGTCGTGCACCAGTGCCAGCACGCCCCAGTCGAAGCACTGCACCGCCGACCGGCCGACCAGCCCGTCGACCCGCAGCGCGTCGACCACGAGGGCCACGAAGTGCTCGCGGCTGGTCAGCCCGGACCCGTCGAGGGCGTCGTACTTGATCTCCAGGTTGAGCCGCACCGGGTCGGCCCCGCGCTCCTCGAGCAGGGCCGCGACCTGGCGCAGCAACGGCATCGTCGGCGGCAGGTCGCCGCGGGTGAGGCGCCGGATCACCCGCGCGTCGGCCAGCGCCGGGTCGTGGGCCACCACGACGTCGTCCTCGGCGGTGAGGTGGACGTCGAGCTCGAGCGTCGAGACGCCGAGGGCGAGCGCGCGGCCGAACGCCTCGAGGGTGTTCTCCGGCCACAGCCCCGCACCCCCGCGGTGGGCCTGCAGGTCGAACGCTCCGTCGGTGCTCACCCGTAGAGTCGGTCCACCACGTCGGAGTACTTCGCGTTGACCACGCGGCGCTTCAGCTTGAGCGTCGGGGTCAGCTCCTCGGACTCCGCCGTCCACTCG
Above is a genomic segment from Nocardioides okcheonensis containing:
- a CDS encoding glycerophosphodiester phosphodiesterase family protein, yielding MSTDGAFDLQAHRGGAGLWPENTLEAFGRALALGVSTLELDVHLTAEDDVVVAHDPALADARVIRRLTRGDLPPTMPLLRQVAALLEERGADPVRLNLEIKYDALDGSGLTSREHFVALVVDALRVDGLVGRSAVQCFDWGVLALVHDAEPALARNLLVSPAYLRPHGAAPSPWFDGLPVDPDFVVTAAGLGLAAISPVHGSPYRSGVDDPDYRPFTTPAMVDQAHAAGLAVVPYVVDDPPTMRHLVEVGVDGLITNRPDRLREVLADLHRPLPPSFSR